The following are encoded together in the Fusarium keratoplasticum isolate Fu6.1 chromosome 1, whole genome shotgun sequence genome:
- a CDS encoding BRCT domain-containing protein — protein MESPPKRMTRARAAAKASESKTTKIVTAAARARSTATASTKSTAAKRKTRADEHEEDEEEEHREATVVRRARGRPRKVEAPEPEAPVRATRGRATKKTVTEAPKEEPAAPVRATRGRPRKVVAAAPEPAPEPVKKTTTRTRATTTTRAATATKPAAKKSVKFQEPDKENIEPAIEAKEPAPVGLRGRPAKRGGAASGTRTTRAVVRSAAPTEKKPLSPKKITQMPISRDDDSEDELAGDTTPVKPLMKNPIKPPANAAAKKNPEPVEQEEPAESTIAVDGILNPPDLGTSLVSPAKRRPASPLRDTLRSPARRIGAVPLPGSTMKKAQDGNAQNGEVSSFKASLLQSAAKRPQSPIKGMNLAPTFNAQQSQSAMKPSLLLSPAKRSVPVLKPLTEPRPRDLAALGEPPAMKPLVLGTPTPANHTRTSQKLMLEEESDADLGVAEDDVFSEPIGSLHFPGRLSAVLPRHADPAMKKEMGIVDEVEEAPTPAEENVIEVDAIVVDQEEAAAETEPVAEPTGEADEMALDDEAAEEEHVSQATTPNGSPAAQSPAQQNPSFQLREKDLDPCQDIDSESDDENIPPKRAEPATPTPFDRKTPKTSRASLGGFTSLVDRLGSWSASTPIKMAPLTSTKATGSNEPVALPERTATPRSESSPAVNHFFEDEMTVREGMENIQQDKLDEVQEPEFDDIMVTEEDVALALEANEMSLMGPEELDEVVNTDAFDDTLSEASQEYGDENELPVDPAMTPRSAAPVTPVRPVMKTFHTTTKVPLKPADLSTPTPLKKRSFTASRVAPKRPSGSTSNTIPYSQSRNRKSLPATFVQSPSAPSTPVPATPSRADLWSSMGTPARTPRRDVDPALLRGAVVFVDVYTSEGADASSIFVELLTQMGAKCIKTWNWNPSGSASDVTSSKVGITHVVFKDGSKRTLEKVRESNGIVQCVGVSWVLDCERENDWLDESPYHINTRNVPRGGARRRKSMEPTALANMNGTLVSSPSKSSPRTAPTTPIRRRESTAWMYTPSEADEDEDMEDHEWSAAILTPVPKTPAPEAIARYAANLGPETPSAGDDDEDFDDSPTKTDLLTRTCPPKSNAFREAGAGIISQSKDDHVLMRLMAARRKSLQFAPKVGSPLARAWK, from the exons ATGGAGTCACCACCAAAGAGGATGACCCGTGCCCGcgctgctgccaaggccagcgaGTCTAAAACCACAAAGATCGTCACAGCTGCCGCCCGGGCGAGAAGCACAGCGACAGCAAGCACCAAGAGCACCGCCGCTAAGAGAAAGACACGGGCGGATGAacatgaagaggatgaagaggaagagcaCCGTGAAGCCACCGTCGTGAGACGAGCCCGCGGTCGCCCTCGGAAAGTGGAAgctccagagccagaggcaCCTGTGAGAGCCACACGAGGCCGTGCCACCAAGAAGACTGTCACAGAAGctcccaaggaggagcctgCTGCACCTGTCAGAGCAACTCGGGGACGACCTCGGAAGGTTGTTGCTGCAGCCCCCGAGCCCGCTCCAGAGCCTGTGAAGAAGACAACCACACGCACTCGTGCTACAACTACTACACGGGCAGCGACGGCTACCAAGCCCGCTGCCAAGAAGTCTGTCAAGTTCCAAGAGCCCGACAAGGAGAATATCGAGCctgccatcgaggccaaggagcccgCACCTGTCGGCCTCCGAGGCCGCCCAGCCAAACGCGGCGGTGCTGCTTCGGGCACCCGAACAACCAGAGCGGTGGTAAGATCCGCTGCGCCGACCGAAAAGAAACCATTAAGTCCTAAGAAGATTACTCAGATGCCTATTTCGAGGGACGACGACTCCGAGGACGAGCTCGCCGGCGACACCACCCCCGTCAAACCCTTGATGAAGAACCCGATCAAGCCTCccgccaacgccgccgccaagaagaacccgGAGCCTGTCGAACAAGAGGAACCTGCCGAGTCGACAATTGCtgttgatggcatcctcaACCCACCCGATCTCGGTACATCCTTGGTCTCTCCGGCCAAGAGACGACCAGCTTCACCTCTGAGGGACACATTGCGGTCACCAGCTCGACGGATTGGAGCAGTTCCCCTGCCCGGATCAACAATGAAGAAGGCTCAGGATGGAAATGCACAGAACGGAGAGGTCTCATCATTCAAGGCCTCGCTCCTTCAGTCTGCGGCAAAACGACCACAGTCGCCCATCAAGGGAATGAACCTTGCACCCACCTTTAATGCTCAGCAAAGCCAGTCGGCCATGAAGCCTTCCCTGCTTCTTTCCCCTGCGAAGCGTTCCGTGCCTGTCCTGAAGCCTCTCACTGAGCCTCGACCACGGGATCTTGCTGCCCTCGGCGAGCCGCCAGCCATGAAGCCCTTGGTCCTGGGAACACCTACTCCTGCCAACCACACCAGAACCTCACAAAAGCTCATGCTTGAGGAGGAGTCTGATGCCGACCTTGGTGTCGCCGAGGACGATGTCTTTAGCGAGCCCATTGGAAGCCTGCACTTTCCTGGCCGGCTGTCTGCCGTCTTGCCTCGTCATGCGGATCCTGCtatgaagaaggagatgggtatcgttgatgaggttgaggaggcacCTACCCCCGCTGAAGAGAACGTTATCGAGGTGGATGCTATCGTTGTAGACCAAGAGGAGGCAGCGGCCGAGACCGAACCGGTGGCTGAACCTACCGGGGAAGCTGACGAAATGGCTCTTGACGATGAGGCTGCCGAAGAGGAACATGTCTCGCAGGCAACCACGCCAAACGGTTCACCTGCAGCTCAATCGCCAGCTCAACAGAATCCCAGTTTCCAGCTTCGAGAGAAGGACTTGGACCCCTGCCAAGACATAGATTCAGAGTCGGATGATGAGAACATTCCCCCCAAGCGCGCAGAGCCAGCTACTCCAACCCCCTTCGACCGCAAGACCCCCAAGACTTCCCGAGCTTCTCTCGGAGGCTTCACTTCTCTTGTTGACCGTCTCGGTTCTTGGTCCGCTAGCACACCCATCAAGATGGCCCCTCTCACTTCCACAAAAGCCACTGGCTCCAACGAGCCTGTCGCCCTTCCTGAGCGAACTGCCACGCCCCGCTCCGAGTCATCCCCCGCTGTGAATCACTTcttcgaggatgagatgacAGTGCGAGAGGGCATGGAGAACATTCAACAGGACAAGCTTGATGAGGTGCAGGAGCCCGAGTTTGATGACATCATGGTTACTGAGGAGGACGTCGCTCTGGCTCTTGAGGCCAACGAGATGTCCTTGATGGGACCGGAGGAGTTGGACGAGGTTGTCAACACTGATGCCTTCGATGACACCCTCTCTGAAGCCAGCCAAGAGTATGGCGACGAGAATGAGCTTCCTGTCGACCCTGCCATGACCCCTCGGTCCGCGGCCCCTGTTACTCCTGTCCGCCCAGTGATGAAGACGTTCCACACCACAACAAAGGTGCCTCTGAAGCCTGCCGACCTCTCGACCCCTACTCCTCTCAAGAAGCGCAGCTTTACCGCATCTAGAGTTGCTCCTAAGCGACCCTCTGGCTCAACAAGCAATACCATCCCATACTCGCAATCACGAAACAGGAAGAGCCTGCCTGCGACCTTTGTCCAGTCTCCTTCCGCACCTTCCACACCCGTTCCAGCAACGCCTTCAAGGGCTGACCTGTGGTCTTCGATGGGCACACCGGCACGCACTCCCCGACGTGATGTCGACCCTGCCCTGCTCCGTGGCGCCGTCGTCTTTGTTGATGTATACACCAGCGAAGGAGCCGATGCCAGCAGCATCTTTGTTGAGCTGCTCACTCAGATGGGAGCCAAGTGCATCAAGACTTGGAACTGGAACCCCAGCGGTTCCGCCAGTGACGTGACTTCCAGCAAGGTTGGCATCACACACGTAGTCTTCAAGGACGGTAGCAAGCGCACACTGGAGAAGGTCCGTGAGAGCAACGGAATTGTCCAGTGTGTCGGAGTCAGCTGGGTGCTTGA CTGTGAGCGCGAAAACGACTGGCTTGACGAGTCACCCTACCACATCAACACTAGAAATGTTCCCCGTGGCGGAGCTCGTCGTCGCAAGAGCATGGAGCCCACAGCTCTGGCCAACATGAACGGCACTCTTGTGAGCAGCCCATCCAAGAGCAGCCCCCGTACGGCCCCTACAACGCCCATTAGGCGCCGGGAGAGCACCGCATGGATGTACACCCCATCAGAGGcagatgaggacgaggacatggaGGACCATGAGTGGTCTGCGGCCATCTTGACTCCTGTGCCCAAGACCCCTGCCCCTGAGGCGATTGCCCGTTATGCTGCCAACCTCGGCCCTGAAACACCCtctgctggtgatgatgacgaggatttCGATGACTCGCCCACCAAGACTGATCTCCTCACGAGAACATGTCCTCCCAAGTCCAACGCCTTCCGCGAGGCGGGCGCTGGCATCATCAGCCAGAGCAAGGATGATCACGTCCTCATGCGTCTCATGGCTGCTCGCCGCAAGAGCTTGCAGTTTGCTCCCAAGGTTGGAAGCCCGCTGGCGAGGGCCTGGAAATAG
- a CDS encoding FMN hydroxy acid dehydrogenase domain-containing protein produces MELKRAALPLFQNSSLDRSRIHPLIHSFSTHPSLHSFVTMRSQLLAAGALATGAMAARPFLEQPDTGIDLVLGDLPTGELPKLDQMIGIPDFEWAAQNYLPIENYTYYRNGAAGEWSYRNNLEVFHRYRFKPRVMVDITNVESTLPTTILGHNFSAPFFISPCARAGNAHPDAELNFVKGAAEGDILYMPALYASRTIEEIAAAKAKGQVVFQQLYLTSNDTETQELFDRSKKAGADALVFTVDSAADGNRHRAARFGVGSADSDYSYITWDYYKKLQKMTDLPIIIKGIGSAKDAQLAVKHGAPAIILSNHGGRQLDGSPSGLEVALEIHEESPEVFKKIEVYADGGVRYGADVLKLLSLGVKAVGLGRPFMYANVFGVDGVKKVIDILKHEIAIDAGNLGVPDIHKINPSYVKWNVNSWNQ; encoded by the exons ATGGAACTTAAAAGAGCCGCCTTGCCACTCTTCCAGAACTCTTCTCTTGATCGAAGCAGGATACACCCACTCATCCATTCTTTCTCTACACATCCTTCACTTCACTCTTTCGTCACAATGCGAAGTCAACTCCTTGCTGCTGGCGCCCTCGCCACGGGTGCCATGGCTGCCCGTCCTTTCCTCGAGCAGCCCGACACCGGCAtcgacctcgtcctcggtgACCTGCCCACCGGCGAGCTCCCCAAGCTCGACCAGATGATCGGCATCCCCGACTTTGAGTGGGCGGCTCAGAACTACCTCCCCATCGAGAACTACACCTACTACCGCAACGGTGCCGCCGGCGAGTGGTCGTACCGcaacaacctcgaggtctTCCACCGCTACCGCTTCAAGCCCCGTGTCATGGTTGACATTACCAACGTCGAGAGCACTCTGCC CACTACTATCCTGGGCCACAACTTCTCTGCccccttcttcatcagccCCTGTGCTCGTGCTGGCAACGCCCATCCCGATGCCGAGCTGAACTTTGTCAAGGGTGCTGCCGAGGGTGACATTCTCTACATG CCCGCCCTCTACGCCTCCCGCACTATTGAGGAGAttgccgctgccaaggccaagggtcaGGTCGTCTTCCAGCAGCTCTACCTTACCTCCAACGACACCGAGACTCAGGAGCTCTTTGACCGCTCCAAGAAGGCCGGCGCTGATGCCCTCGTCTTCACCGTCGACTCTGCTGCCGACGGCAACCGACACCGTGCTGCCCGCTTCGGTGTTGGCTCCGC TGACTCGGACTACTCTTACATCACCTGGGACTACTacaagaagctccagaagaTGACCGACCTCCctatcatcatcaagggtATTGGCTCCGCCAAGGATGCTCAGCTCGCCGTCAAGCACGGCGCCCCTGCCATCATCCTTTCCAACCACGGTGGCCGCCAGCTCGATGGCAGCCCCTCTGGTCTTGAGGTCGCCCTTGAGATCCACGAGGAGTCCCCCGAGGTCTTCAAGAAGATCGAGGTCTACGCCGATGGCGGTGTCCGCTACGGCGCTGACGTCCTCAAGCTGCTGTCCCTGGGCGTCAAGGCCGTTGGTCTCGGCCGTCCCTTTATGTACGCCAACGTCTTTGGCGTCGACGGTGTCAAGAAGGTCATCGACATTCTCAAGCATGAGATTGCCATTGATGCCGGTAACCTGGGTGTCCCTGACATTCACAAGATCAACCCCAGCTACGTCAAGTGGAACGTCAACAGCTGGAACCAGTAA
- a CDS encoding Protein PNS1, whose product MFSEYASRFLAQSQSRISNFGQADNDTPPRQSDWTSRPSRNQRDTGRGNPSRSFLGRGYGGNPYQQTGGGSRFSQLAFGSRISAAQDAPLFHSTLDEFREEDDEEERDREAADMFALQRSRRVAAASKLADSVESDAHSRASLEDSMNHEDHPYRDMGMRRGIRSSWNGTRSAHRPGLARDALLEENEDEPRSSTDADSDRGTDAKGKMVDVGLESQDDPDEDPPASLLGAETPRESSPPAFQRFKGSDTERTPFMARRGSTTETDMSNMRQDEPPEAEHVQTTMQYFEGEIFRHDPFFAWIFLISMAAMLSTFFLVWLHTAPRKIPVGDTIYTTLQKSFHMLAVDTVVAVLISFVWLATLRSFVRALVSAILVAVPAILFSFSIYSFVSSFKGRTHGASFQDSVMRWASVVPAAACILWIFLVVRGRRAIQQAIEILQFSSRILAQNSALLLVGFGCLALIVIWTWAWLVMFTRVFMGGYFSKSLVKFVIRLSSWWLGAAFIFLYMWTVSVINAVHRATTAATVSQWYFHRNAGPPTPSREIVSAALNHALTTIFGSICESTLLSLLIRAPLIFLPRRLGAVVANIASFWIPTPVVALMNPLTITHAAIHSQNLATSARGLDQMELVSPAIPTTTLTPRVLRHRAQPNGLLPYRLAKLLLVATRLIMATGLGFAGWVITAKQLRIQMPNGVGIRGSAYAYVVGLMASFIGYSVMGAMEGILSGIVDAVLICYGSERRMDRGHGRFCLEAAYLFGERRGGEEREYA is encoded by the exons ATGTTTTCTGAGT ATGCATCGAGGTTCCTGGCCCAGTCCCAGTCGAGGATATCCAACTTCGGACAGGCCGACAACGATACCCCTCCCAGACAGTCCGACTGGACATCGCGTCCCTCACGAAACCAGCGCGATACAGGCCGAGGGAACCCCAGCAGGTCTTTCTTGGGTCGGGGCTATGGGGGAAACCCGTATCAACAGACGGGCGGCGGCTCGCGATTCAGTCAGCTAGCCTTTGGGTCACGAATCTCGGCAGCTCAAGATGCCCCGCTATTTCACAGCACTTTGGACGAATTCCGggaagaggacgatgaggaagagagggataGAGAGGCGGCTGATATGTTTGCCCTCCAGAGGTCAAGACGGGTCGCAGCTGCGAGCAAACTGGCCGATAGCGTCGAGTCAGATGCTCACAGCCGTGCGTCACTAGAGGATAGCATGAACCACGAGGACCATCCGTATCGGGACATGGGTATGCGACGCGGCATCCGAAGCAGCTGGAACGGGACGAGGAGTGCGCATCGCCCCGGCCTGGCACGGGATGCACTGTTGGAAGAGAATGAGGATGAACCTCGTTCAAGTACCGACGCAGACAGCGACCGCGGAACCGATGCGAAGGGCAAGATGGTGGACGTCGGTCTTGAGTCGCAGGATGATCCAGATGAGGATCCCCCAGCTTCGCTTTTGGGGGCTGAGACTCCACGAGAGAGCAGTCCTCCAGCTTTCCAACGATTTAAGGGCAGCGACACGGAGCGGACACCATTCATGGCACGCCGAGGATCGACAACCGAAACAGACATGAGCAACATGCGGCAGGATGAACCTCCAGAAGCGGAGCACGTACAGACGACGATGCAGTACTTTGAGGGCGAGATATTCCGACACGATCCTTTCTTCGCCTGGATCTTTCTTATCAGCATGGCAGCGATGTTATCGACTTTCTTTCTGGTATGGCTACACACGGCACCGCGGAAAATTCCCGTTGGAGACACCATCTACACGACTTTGCAAAAGTCATTTCACATGCTCGCGGTGGATACTGTAGTAGCCGTCCTTATTTCATTTGTATGGCTTGCGACTTTACGGTCTTTTGTGAGGGCGCTTGTCAGCGCCATCTTGGTCGCGGTGCCAGCCATTCTAttttccttctccatctACTCGTTCGTCTCATCATTCAAGGGCCGGACGCATGGAGCGAGCTTCCAGGATTCCGTCATGAGATGGGCTTCTGTGGTGCCTGCGGCCGCGTGCATCCTATGGATCTTTCTTGTGGTGCGAGGGCGACGGGCCATCCAGCAAGCGATCGAGATTCTGCAGTTCTCTAGCAGAATTCTAGCGCAGAActcggcgctgctgctcgttGGATTCGGATGTCTGGCGCTGATTGTCATCTGGACGTGGGCGTGGCTCGTCATGTTCACCAGAGTCTTCATGGGCGGTTACTTCTCCAAGTCACTGGTGAAGTTTGTGATCCGCCTCTCTAGCTGGTGGCTCGGAGCCGCCTTTATCTTCTTGTACATGTGGACCGTGTCGGTCATCAACGCTGTCCACCGTGCAACCACGGCGGCGACTGTGTCTCAATGGTACTTTCACAGGAACGCGGGGCCTCCCACGCCTTCGCGGGAGATTGTCTCGGCTGCGCTCAATCATGCGCTCACGACGATATTTGGCAGCATCTGCGAGTCGACTCTACTGTCGCTGCTAATCCGAGCGCCGTTGATCTTCCTCCCTAGAAGACTGGGGGCAGTGGTGGCCAACATAGCTTCGTTCTGGATCCCGACGCCTGTTGTTGCGCTCATGAATCCTCTAACTATAACTCATGCGGCCATTCACTCGCAAAACTTGGCTACTTCAGCTAGAGGACTAGACCAGATGGAGCTTGTATCTCCAGCGAttccgacgacgacattgaCGCCGCGAGTTCTACGTCACCGGGCACAGCCTAACGGTCTCCTTCCGTATCGACTCgccaagctgctgctggtagCGACACGCCTTATTATGGCGACGGGTCTTGGTTTTGCGGGATGGGTCATCACTGCCAAGCAGCTTCGAATCCAGATGCCAAACGGAGTGGGGATTCGCGGGTCCGCCTACGCCTATGTCGTGGGTCTGATGGCTAGTTTCATCGGTTACTCTGTCATGGGCGCGATGGAAGGCATCCTGAGCGGCATCGTGGACGCGGTGCTGATCTGCTACGGCAGCGAGAGGCGGATGGACAGAGGCCACGGACGGTTCTGCCTCGAAGCGGCATACCTGTTTGGAGAACGCCGAGGAGGGGAAGAGCGGGAGTATGCTTAG
- a CDS encoding Phospho-2-dehydro-3-deoxyheptonate aldolase — MASSDWNPSSWRSKPIKQAPSYPDPEPLASAVEELTSLPPLVHPNEIDALKAHLRDVAQGNAFLLQGGDCAELFDYCRQGPIESKIKLLLQMSVVLIWGTNKRVVRIGRMAGQYAKPRSSPTEIVQGKEVPSFKGDIINGFRLEDREITPARLVKAYHYSAATLNYIRAALASGIADLHRPLDWGLGHVRDPELKAKYSAIASSIQQTLRFLQVINARPGELDSVELFTSHEGLLLEYEQALTRLLEKPAPGARNRSPTPDGPAPRKEYYDTSAHFIWIGDRTRQIDHAHVEFFRGIANPIGVKVGPTTPASDLLSLLRTLNPDREPGKITLITRYGAGKVRELLPTHIRAVEDSEYRRTVVWQCDPMHGNTLSTDTGIKTRRFGDIYRELEETLRIHKEEGSYLGGMHLELTGDAVTECLGGSEGLDEDDLSTNYTSFCDPRLNEKQALELAFLVADHFSREQRKESS, encoded by the coding sequence ATGGCCTCCTCCGACTGGAACCCATCCTCTTGGCGCTCAAAGCCCATCAAGCAAGCCCCCTCATACCCAGACCCGGAGCCCCTCGCCTCCgccgttgaggagctcaCCAGCCTCCCGCCGCTGGTGCATCCCAACGAGAtcgacgccctcaaggcccACCTCCGCGACGTGGCCCAGGGCAATGCTTTCCTGCTTCAGGGCGGCGACTGCGCAGAGCTGTTTGACTACTGCCGTCAGGGACCTATCGAGAGCAAGATCAAGCTCCTGCTGCAGATGAGTGTCGTTCTCATCTGGGGTACCAACAAGAGAGTCGTGCGTATTGGTCGTATGGCTGGGCAGTATGCGAAGCCGCGATCTAGCCCGACCGAGATTGTCCAAGGAAAGGAGGTTCCTAGCTTCAAgggcgacatcatcaacggGTTCCGTCTCGAGGACCGAGAGATTACGCCTGCGCGCCTCGTCAAGGCGTATCACTACTCGGCTGCTACTCTCAACTACATCCGCGCCGCCCTCGCTTCGGGCATCGCAGACCTCCACCGGCCCCTGGACTGGGGTCTCGGCCACGTGAGGGACCCGGAGCTCAAGGCAAAGTACTCGGCCATTGCCTCCAGCATCCAGCAGACTCTGCGCTTCCTCCAGGTCATCAACGCCCGCCCTGGTGAGCTCGACTCTGTTGAGCTCTTCACCAGCCACGAgggtctcctcctcgagtACGAGCAGGCCCTGACCCGCCTCCTGGAGAAGCCCGCCCCGGGAGCCCGGAACCGAAGCCCCACGCCGGACGGGCCCGCCCCGAGAAAGGAGTACTACGACACCTCTGCGCACTTCATCTGGATCGGCGACCGTACCCGGCAGATTGACCACGCCCACGTCGAGTTCTTCCGCGGCATCGCTAACCCCATCGGCGTCAAGGTCGGCCCCACGACACCAGCCTCCGACCTCCTCTCGCTGCTCCGCACCCTCAACCCGGACCGCGAGCCTGGCAAGATCACCCTCATCACACGCTACGGTGCCGGCAAGGTGCGTGAGCTCCTCCCGACGCACATCCGCGCCGTCGAGGACTCCGAGTACCGCCGCACCGTGGTCTGGCAGTGCGACCCCATGCACGGCAACACCCTCTCTACGGACACGGGCATCAAGACGCGCCGCTTCGGCGACATCTACCGTGAACTCGAGGAGACGCTGCGCATCCacaaggaggagggaagCTACCTCGGCGGCATGCACCTTGAGCTCACCGGTGATGCAGTTACCGAGTGCCTGGGTGGTAGCGAGGgcctggatgaggatgacttGTCGACCAACTACACGAGCTTCTGCGATCCCAGATTGAATGAGAAGCAGGCGCTTGAGTTGGCGTTTTTGGTCGCTGATCACTTTTCGAGAGAGCAAAGGAAGGAGTCATCATGA
- a CDS encoding Glucose-6-phosphate 1-epimerase: protein MVDRPNKPSALSATPAAAPESTANITHNDSRVSAVLPTGESVEVLLHGATVISWKDASGSEKLWVSEAAALDGSAPVRGGIPIVFPVFGTAPDHEATSKLRQHGFARNSRWEFLGKSTSEGSSTSVKLDFGLSSESVSEETKELWPYKFALIYSVVLDRDSLNTTLVITNDGDVPFEFQTLLHTYFKIDDISSTEVTGLEDSTYISKLAGPQEETQSGAITFAAETDSVYTPANGPKHPVVISESGTPRFRIVRDNLDQVVVWNPWVDKSAGIKDFEPKDGWKKMLCVEPGTVKGWQKLEKGDTFEASQTITLV from the exons ATGGTCGACCGCCCCAACAAGCCCTCCGCCCTTTCCGCAACCCCCGCGGCCGCTCCCGAGTCCACCGCCAACATCACCCACAACGACTCTCGCGTCTCGGCCGTCCTCCCCACCGGAGAGAGCGTCGAGGTCCTCCTTCATGGAGCTACCGTCATCAGCTGGAAGGATGCCTCAGGGAGCGAGAAGCTCTGGGTGAGCGAGGCTGCCGCTCTTGACGGCAGCGCTCCCGTCCGAGGTGGAATTCCCATTGTCTTTCCG GTCTTTGGAACCGCCCCCGATCACGAGGCCACCTCCAAGCTCCGCCAGCACGGCTTCGCCCGTAACTCGCGATGGGAGTTTCTTGGCAAGTCCACCAGCGAGGGCTCCAGCACCAGTGTCAAGCTCGACTTTGGCCTCTCCTCCGAGAGCGTCTCggaagagaccaaggagctgTGGCCCTACAAGTTTGCTCTCATCTACAGCGTCGTGCTTGACCGGGACAGCCTGAACACCACCCTGGTCATCACCAACGATGGCGACGTTCCTTTCGAGTTCCAGACCCTGTTGCATACCTATTTCAAGATTGAT GACATCTCCTCCACCGAGGTCACCGGCCTTGAAGACTCAACCTACATTTCCAAGCTCGCCGGCCCACAGGAAGAGACCCAGTCCGGCGCCATCACCTTTGCCGCCGAGACCGACTCCGTCTACACCCCAGCCAACGGCCCCAAGCACCCCGTCGTCATCTCCGAGTCCGGCACTCCTCGCTTCCGCATCGTCCGCGACAACCTCGACCAGGTCGTGGTCTGGAACCCCTGGGTCGACAAGTCTGCCggcatcaaggactttgagcCCAAGGAcggctggaagaagatgcTCTGCGTGGAGCCCGGAACCGTCAAGGGGTGgcagaagctggagaagggcgaCACTTTTGAGGCGTCGCAAACGATCACTCTGGTTTGA